A stretch of the Clostridium fungisolvens genome encodes the following:
- a CDS encoding amidase yields the protein MSKSKFFLALFMAVSLIIPTQALAANKNSVKTTTVNQTVSKQNSTWLWDTQQIVKNSDNILNFAVANNVKNIYLQVNYSLNLDYYKSFIKKASSKNISVQALDGDPDWVSDGGVYKQQQFFDWVTKYQKSALANEKFNGVHLDVEPYLNTQYSQNMNGVLANYQSLLLNAVSNTNALGIQLAIDIPFWFDGVTYNTKYGTGNLAEWIIKNVKNVVIMAYRDTAAGTNGIISVVSKELSLGKQYGTTVTVGVETQKSSEGDNISFYEEGQAYMNQELNKVYTSYSGNSSFGGFAIHHIMSWMVLRK from the coding sequence ATGTCAAAATCAAAGTTTTTCTTAGCACTATTTATGGCAGTATCTTTAATTATCCCAACACAAGCATTAGCAGCAAATAAGAATAGTGTTAAGACCACTACAGTTAATCAAACTGTAAGCAAGCAAAATTCAACCTGGTTGTGGGATACACAACAGATTGTAAAGAATTCAGATAATATTCTTAATTTTGCGGTTGCAAACAATGTAAAGAACATATACCTTCAGGTGAATTATAGCTTGAATCTTGATTATTATAAGAGTTTTATAAAGAAAGCTTCTTCAAAGAATATAAGTGTACAAGCATTGGATGGTGATCCAGACTGGGTATCAGATGGTGGTGTATATAAGCAACAGCAATTTTTTGATTGGGTGACCAAATATCAAAAATCTGCATTAGCTAATGAAAAATTCAATGGTGTTCACTTAGATGTTGAACCATATTTAAATACTCAATATAGTCAGAATATGAATGGTGTTTTAGCTAATTATCAAAGTTTATTGTTAAATGCAGTGAGCAACACAAATGCTTTAGGAATACAACTGGCGATAGATATTCCATTCTGGTTTGATGGTGTAACTTATAACACAAAGTATGGAACTGGTAACTTGGCTGAATGGATAATAAAGAATGTAAAGAATGTAGTTATAATGGCTTACAGAGATACTGCTGCAGGAACAAATGGGATAATTAGCGTAGTTTCTAAAGAACTAAGTTTAGGTAAGCAATACGGTACTACTGTTACAGTTGGAGTTGAAACTCAGAAATCAAGTGAAGGTGATAACATCAGTTTCTATGAAGAGGGACAAGCTTATATGAATCAAGAACTAAACAAAGTTTATACAAGCTATAGTGGAAACTCAAGCTTTGGTGGATTTGCTATTCATCATATAATGAGTTGGATGGTTTTAAGGAAATAA
- a CDS encoding cupin domain-containing protein — MNKAFVYSEDCEFEPAGERVQRKILSYGDQLMAVEVHFEEGAVGTLHSHPHTQLSYVLEGEFEFEIGGVKNIVKKGDTLYKLPNVVHGCRCLKKGVLLDVFTPYREDFINR; from the coding sequence ATGAATAAAGCTTTTGTATACTCAGAGGATTGCGAGTTTGAACCAGCAGGAGAAAGAGTTCAGAGAAAAATTTTATCATATGGTGATCAACTAATGGCTGTAGAAGTACATTTCGAAGAAGGGGCAGTAGGAACCCTGCATAGTCATCCACATACTCAACTTTCATATGTGTTAGAAGGTGAATTTGAGTTTGAAATTGGTGGGGTCAAAAATATTGTTAAAAAAGGTGATACATTATATAAGCTTCCTAATGTAGTACATGGGTGTAGATGCCTTAAAAAGGGAGTATTATTGGATGTGTTTACTCCGTATAGAGAAGATTTTATAAATAGATAA
- the motA gene encoding flagellar motor stator protein MotA: MDIFLVIGVITGLLAIVVGMIVKGANIAVLLNPAAAIIILVGTSAAVMNSFPKKEFLNIPRLFGKLFKGEGKEDPAEIIKQIVEMAQTTRKNGLLALESTVQAMENKFMKKGLEMVVDGVEPADIVEALEIEIDGTEERHRAGASIFTTAGGSAPTLGVLGAVVGLIGALGNLNDTEKLGHMIAGAFVATLYGIFFGYVVFHPFASRLKRKSHEEISTMRIILEGILAIQAGKNPKSIEARLIGMLEPKEREKVISANAEK, encoded by the coding sequence TTGGATATTTTTCTAGTCATAGGAGTTATAACAGGTCTTCTAGCAATTGTCGTAGGTATGATTGTAAAGGGGGCAAACATAGCTGTATTATTAAATCCTGCAGCAGCAATAATCATTCTAGTTGGAACATCAGCAGCAGTAATGAATTCTTTCCCTAAAAAGGAATTTCTTAATATTCCTAGACTTTTTGGAAAGCTTTTTAAAGGAGAAGGGAAGGAAGATCCTGCGGAAATAATAAAACAAATAGTAGAGATGGCTCAAACAACTCGTAAAAATGGGTTATTAGCACTTGAAAGTACTGTACAAGCTATGGAAAATAAATTTATGAAAAAAGGATTAGAAATGGTTGTCGATGGTGTAGAACCAGCGGATATCGTTGAAGCATTAGAGATTGAAATTGATGGAACGGAAGAAAGACATAGAGCAGGAGCTTCAATATTTACTACAGCAGGTGGTTCAGCACCTACACTAGGAGTTTTAGGAGCGGTTGTTGGACTTATAGGAGCTCTTGGTAACTTAAATGATACAGAGAAACTAGGTCATATGATTGCAGGAGCCTTTGTTGCTACACTTTATGGTATTTTCTTCGGATATGTTGTCTTCCATCCATTCGCATCTAGACTTAAAAGAAAATCCCATGAAGAAATAAGTACAATGAGAATTATACTTGAAGGTATACTAGCTATTCAGGCTGGAAAGAATCCTAAGAGTATTGAAGCTAGATTGATTGGTATGTTAGAACCAAAGGAAAGAGAAAAGGTTATTAGTGCAAATGCTGAAAAGTAA
- a CDS encoding flagellar motor protein MotB, whose amino-acid sequence MKKKKEHHEEHVDETWLIPYADMLTLLLALFIVMFAMSKVDSQKLQRLSAEFNVIFSGGSSVMSEGGTDTTAAIQSQAANAGTSAEKSNTQKEEDTMNGLKQSLESEIQSKGYADKVKVELNKEGLEVSIQDAVLFNSGDAQVLQGVNPLLLEISKMVRGLDNEIKVVGHTDNVPISTSKFRSNWDLSAMRAINVMNFMVGSGGVSTNKISIQAYGEYRPKYSNDTAEGRAKNRRVEIFIIRKYAQTTDTGTTTSK is encoded by the coding sequence ATGAAAAAGAAAAAAGAACATCATGAAGAGCATGTAGATGAAACTTGGCTTATACCTTATGCGGACATGCTTACACTCCTATTGGCACTTTTTATAGTTATGTTTGCTATGAGTAAAGTAGATTCACAAAAGCTTCAAAGGCTTAGCGCTGAGTTTAATGTTATATTTTCAGGCGGATCCTCTGTAATGTCGGAAGGTGGAACTGATACAACTGCAGCTATTCAATCGCAAGCAGCAAATGCAGGGACCTCGGCAGAGAAATCCAATACTCAAAAAGAAGAAGATACGATGAATGGACTTAAACAAAGCTTAGAATCAGAAATCCAAAGTAAGGGATATGCTGATAAGGTTAAAGTTGAGCTTAATAAGGAAGGTTTAGAAGTATCTATACAGGATGCAGTACTGTTCAATTCAGGGGACGCACAAGTATTACAAGGTGTTAATCCATTACTTCTTGAAATATCAAAAATGGTACGGGGACTAGATAATGAAATCAAGGTTGTTGGACATACAGATAATGTTCCGATAAGTACTAGTAAGTTTAGATCAAACTGGGACTTAAGCGCAATGCGTGCTATAAATGTTATGAATTTTATGGTTGGATCAGGTGGAGTAAGTACTAACAAGATTTCTATACAAGCATATGGCGAATATAGACCTAAGTATAGTAATGATACAGCTGAAGGAAGAGCTAAGAACAGAAGAGTTGAAATTTTTATAATTCGTAAATATGCACAAACTACAGACACAGGTACAACTACAAGCAAATAG
- a CDS encoding hydrogenase small subunit, with amino-acid sequence MPRKVCQREIITSTLEKLKNKRLKKINLIWLEACGCSGNIISLLDAATPDVYYVLSEMVNMTYNNSTMGAEGQRAFDKFLETLDTEFILVVEGAVSSKDAGIYNIVANYNGKSISGAEAVTLAAGKAKYILAVGTCASYGGISAANPNPSSSKSVIEFLSNQSYQTIRIPGCPANPRWVISTIAHLISFGLPQLDSEYRPLFLYEETIHTHCSRRSYFDKKIFAKQLGDKECMYQLGCRGPITRSDCALRKWNDRVNWPVEDNTPCIGCVNKGFPDDMEPFINFQSGEKL; translated from the coding sequence TTGCCAAGAAAGGTATGTCAAAGAGAAATTATAACATCTACATTAGAGAAGCTTAAAAATAAGAGGCTAAAGAAAATAAATCTAATTTGGCTAGAAGCATGCGGTTGTTCAGGAAATATAATTTCGCTTTTAGATGCAGCTACACCAGATGTCTATTATGTTCTATCTGAAATGGTAAATATGACTTACAATAATAGCACTATGGGAGCTGAGGGGCAAAGGGCATTTGATAAATTTCTTGAAACCTTAGATACAGAATTTATCTTGGTGGTAGAAGGGGCAGTTTCTTCTAAAGACGCTGGAATTTATAATATCGTAGCTAATTATAATGGGAAAAGTATCTCAGGGGCAGAAGCAGTAACTCTAGCTGCAGGGAAAGCAAAATATATTTTAGCAGTGGGTACCTGTGCATCATATGGGGGAATTTCTGCAGCAAATCCTAATCCTTCTTCCAGTAAAAGTGTTATTGAGTTTCTAAGCAATCAATCATATCAGACCATAAGAATTCCAGGGTGCCCTGCAAATCCTAGATGGGTGATAAGCACTATAGCTCATCTAATATCATTTGGATTGCCACAGTTAGATTCAGAATATAGACCTTTATTTTTATACGAAGAAACTATACACACTCATTGTTCAAGGAGATCCTATTTTGATAAGAAAATATTTGCAAAACAGCTAGGTGATAAAGAATGTATGTATCAATTGGGGTGTAGAGGTCCTATTACAAGATCAGATTGTGCTTTAAGGAAATGGAATGATAGAGTCAATTGGCCAGTTGAAGATAATACCCCTTGTATTGGATGCGTAAACAAAGGATTTCCAGATGATATGGAACCTTTTATTAATTTTCAATCAGGAGAAAAGTTATGA